A region of Necator americanus strain Aroian chromosome I, whole genome shotgun sequence DNA encodes the following proteins:
- a CDS encoding hypothetical protein (NECATOR_CHRI.G2683.T1), with protein MYHCRNSGLVRYIHFMKRTERKDTRKTLARSKSAAKSRPPNTGRDIMRRPYEITVIVLGATKVGKSALVSQFLWEGFISDYKPTVEEFNWIEYDLGDGNALMLQIIDSSGSHDFLAMRHFYIRTGDAFLVVFSIDDAASFEEARRIIEEIEQERKKKVPIVLVANKCDLYEDVMDWKAKGSHQYAYTRAIPIVECSAKKQPEVVEAFKELLERLRDENRIGITDMRKRRQSMPSTRAYSGIDVADVERLKSKQKSNCVIS; from the exons ATGTATCATTGTCGTAATTCTGGTCTCGTG AGATACATCCACTTCATGAAGCGAACTGAACGGAAGGATACCCGAAAAACACTGGCGAGGAGTAAGAGCGCCGCCAAATCTCGTCCTCCTAACACTGGACGAGATATAATGCGAAGACCGTACGAGATTACAGTAATAGTTCTCGGTGCAACTAAG GTTGGAAAGTCGGCGCTAGTTTCACAGTTCCTTTGGGAGGGATTCATAAGCGACTACAAGCCTACAGTAGAAGAATTTAACTGGATCGAATATGATTTGGGGGACGGCAATGCCCTTATGTTGCAG ATAATCGACTCAAGTGGCTCCCACGACTTCCTTGCGATGCGTCACTTTTACATTAGGACTGGTGATGCTTTTTTG GTTGTGTTCTCAATTGATGATGCTGCTTCGTTCGAGGAAGCAAGGAGGATTATCGAAGAAATCGAGCAGgaacgaaagaagaaa GTACCGATAGTTCTCGTAGCGAACAAATGCGACCTTTACGAAGACGTAATGGATTGGAAGGCAAAAGGATCACACCAGTACGCCTACACCCGAGCAATTCCTATCGTTGAGTGCAGTGCAAAAAAGCAACCAGAG GTTGTTGAAGCATTCAAAGAACTGCTGGAAAGACTTCGTGACGAGAACAGGATAGGCATAACAGACATGCGAAAAAGAAG ACAATCGATGCCGAGCACGAGAGCGTATAGTGGCATCGATGTAGCGGATGTGGAAAGACTAAAAAGTAAGCAGAAGTCGAACTGCGTGATCTCCTGA
- a CDS encoding hypothetical protein (NECATOR_CHRI.G2683.T2), whose amino-acid sequence MKRTERKDTRKTLARSKSAAKSRPPNTGRDIMRRPYEITVIVLGATKVGKSALVSQFLWEGFISDYKPTVEEFNWIEYDLGDGNALMLQIIDSSGSHDFLAMRHFYIRTGDAFLVVFSIDDAASFEEARRIIEEIEQERKKKVPIVLVANKCDLYEDVMDWKAKGSHQYAYTRAIPIVECSAKKQPEVVEAFKELLERLRDENRIGITDMRKRRQSMPSTRAYSGIDVADVERLKSKQKSNCVIS is encoded by the exons ATGAAGCGAACTGAACGGAAGGATACCCGAAAAACACTGGCGAGGAGTAAGAGCGCCGCCAAATCTCGTCCTCCTAACACTGGACGAGATATAATGCGAAGACCGTACGAGATTACAGTAATAGTTCTCGGTGCAACTAAG GTTGGAAAGTCGGCGCTAGTTTCACAGTTCCTTTGGGAGGGATTCATAAGCGACTACAAGCCTACAGTAGAAGAATTTAACTGGATCGAATATGATTTGGGGGACGGCAATGCCCTTATGTTGCAG ATAATCGACTCAAGTGGCTCCCACGACTTCCTTGCGATGCGTCACTTTTACATTAGGACTGGTGATGCTTTTTTG GTTGTGTTCTCAATTGATGATGCTGCTTCGTTCGAGGAAGCAAGGAGGATTATCGAAGAAATCGAGCAGgaacgaaagaagaaa GTACCGATAGTTCTCGTAGCGAACAAATGCGACCTTTACGAAGACGTAATGGATTGGAAGGCAAAAGGATCACACCAGTACGCCTACACCCGAGCAATTCCTATCGTTGAGTGCAGTGCAAAAAAGCAACCAGAG GTTGTTGAAGCATTCAAAGAACTGCTGGAAAGACTTCGTGACGAGAACAGGATAGGCATAACAGACATGCGAAAAAGAAG ACAATCGATGCCGAGCACGAGAGCGTATAGTGGCATCGATGTAGCGGATGTGGAAAGACTAAAAAGTAAGCAGAAGTCGAACTGCGTGATCTCCTGA